TTAACTTCCAaccaataaatacataacaaaaTAACATGGATTTTGCCTATAatctttactgtatattcatgcttttcatttcagtaTTACAATGAAGATAGCTGTAAAGGTTTTCACCATCGTCATCATCATTTCAGTTGTTTGCTATGCAGAGGTAGGTTTCCATTTCAAGTAAGGCATTGAATAGAAAGTTTTTTATAAGTAGTTTTATAAGAACAgtgttttattcacaattttttATAGAAGAAATCCTGGACATCAGATCCTGTCTTGGATTTGGCACCAGATAGTGTTGATGACCAGTTTACAGGCTGTGAAGACGAAATGTACAAGCTGATTATAAAAACGATTTTACCAAATGAGTTGAACTCTAATAGaaattttacaaatgtttgGAATAATTATCAAAACAttagtgattattttaaaagaataataaaagtcTACACATCTAATGAAATTTATTCAGAGTTCAATAATGCTGTAAGGTCGGGCAGAAGGAGTTATATCAGTAACTTCAACTATAAGGCCTTTCATTTCTTGCTTACACGTGCCATACAAGTTTATCAagtaaatactactactactactgtttTTCGCAGAACCAATGTTacgtttaataaaaatgttcttcATAAGGAAGTAAGACTTGGCGGATTTGCATCAACATcacttaaaagtaataaaatacaatttggCAATCGATCCTGTTTTAAGATTGAGACTTGCTATGGTGCAAACATAGCCAGTATGTCTGTGTTCCCTGGGGAGGAGGAAGTGCTAATCCCACCGTTTGAAAAATTCAAGATCACCAGTATCAATACTGGTAAAAACGAAATGAACTGCACTGTCCTTTACACTCTACAGAGCACTGGAAAGTTAAGTTATATGAACTgtaagttactttaaaaaacgaaacaaaatgtaaattatgggAAGTAAGTCTGTCGATGTTTTTGCAGCACCACAAGATGTAATGATTTCTAAGCATGTATTTTTCTTAGtgtgattccttttttttattgtaccaAAAATGTATATCAAATGTCTAGAGATATAGCTATTTCATGCTTATACACAAGGTGATgtggtgtttttattattattattatttactgaatTAAAATCCCAGTcattatgtattttaaatgaaataaaatgtaaagaaaaaacgAGGAACAAGAACAGAAAGTCAGAGAAATAAGGTCAATTAAGTGTATTCGGTTTTGCCAGATTACACTTTAACTCTGacaatttcagattttttcttgcgtttttttatttttctgcaaacCTATATTGTGCTTTTAAGctaattttaaagtcattctcATTAGGATGTCGTGATCCTCATTTGCTTATCTTCTAATCTTGCAGATCTGAATTATTTTAGCTCAAAAtcttcaacttttatttaatgctaTAATTTTTCTGGATTAGTATTTTATAAGCGGTTTAATGCCATATTGCTTTGCAGGTTTCGCATAATAAATATCATGCGCATGATAGAAATAGATGTTTATTAATAGATGAATGCAGAGATAAATTCatgaaatgcttttttaaaaacacatctgttttacttttttttaataaaaaaatgaaagcctTAAGTTTgttagtatttttattattattattattatatatatttttttttacaaattgcacaataaattaattcaattaataaGTAAGGCGacattttttaccatttttttttcatttctccatcttattatattacattattttgtatgaagTTCATTAATGAAAACTAGCTTataggttaataataataagagagaatggataaaactaattttatgttaaataaaatgttagcgTTGAGAAatacatgtatttttattatgaaattttaattaagtaaaaaacagGCGATCATTTTAATCAGACAATTATTTTCAGCCAGATGAAGTAAAAAATTGTCTTAAGTTTACAAACTGGTAGCCTGACAGATTTCACATGGTCAACATTTAGATTCCTTCATATTTAGTGTCTGCATTGAAATATTATAAACGGAAACAGACACAATGTTTATCACCTACAAGCCTATAAAATTAGACTTTTAGAAGTACAATCAAAGCaaattaagttaataaaacaccaatcacaaataaaaaaaaacaagacacagataaaaaatataatttagcaAATGTAGTGTTacacaaatcataaaaaaggaaaaccaaAGAATGAAAATGGTAACACAAAGAACCAGAAGCATTGaaagcaaccaaaaaaaaaataaaaaatttctgcAAATGTATGACAAATTACAAAAGGCAAAATTACCAAGATAGTATGTGAACGATAGAAACAAAATatagtgtgtatgagtgttgcACGTATGAGTGTTGTTAATTGTGGCTTTTAATGGGTCACAAGAGAAACTAattgaaatattataaaaattcttgcttttaaaatttttttaataataatatataatatatattcttttcaTCCTCTCTTCTTAAACCCTTTTCCCTCCccatttttcttaataaaactCCCCTTACTTCTAAAACCTCAACTGTGTTTCGCCTTTcgtgtttatttttgttatttatgcgtgtgtgtacagcgcacgtgtaaagcaaaagcaagtctcattagagaagtTAAAggtccattttctctttctgctcaaggctcagcctgctctttgtgtctgtgtgtgcgtgcgtctctctctctctctctctctctctttctctctcacacacacacacacacacacacacacacacacacacacacacacacacaaacccctcctactttagccttcacatacacagacacacacactttctctctgctctacacaaaaacactggtctctcgtgattcttttcaaaggtaaagtgcagtttaatttgttttgtttttttttactttacagcagtgattatgTTAGTGTGTCACTTAATCGAGTGTCGTTAGAGAGAttccttgtttattttttcaataaaacattgtttccattgtgtgcgcacgcgtgtgtgtgaaaagattgttaactttgtaagacgagaagggggagaggggtgtttactttagattcaaacacacacacacacacacacacacacacacacacacttcgcgcacaaacggaaacgcttacctgtcgggatttatttttacttttaaaggtaaagtgcaggttaattttttttttttactatatattttgtgttaattatttttatgtattcattttatttgggctgcggaacaaataatttgagtttccattatttcttatcggaaaattaaattaaatgtgttttggaatacgagccgtcttccagaatgaattatgctcgtaatccaaggttccactgtatttagttCTTGTTTTTACATTAGAGGATTAGGGGTACACTGGTCTTtgtatgctttttattttctttggaaCACTTTTCACTTAGTTATTTACAGCTACAGTATCttacattgatttattttgcttaaGTTGTAACTGCTTGTATACAAGTCAATAAAAGGACTACCCCATTGCAAGAGGTATTCAATATTTTAAAGGATTagtgattatttaaaagaataataaaaggtCAACACTTCTAAAAGCATGTATTCCGAGTACGCTGTGAGGTTGGGCAGAAAGCATTACATCagtatcttttatttcattttcccaAACTAGAATTTTTTACACAACTTTGTTGTAAAATCTTTGTTACACAaccaaaaatgtacagtatatcaaatgACCAAGATATAGCAATTCCATGCTTATAGGTTCTACACTTTGATACggttttagtttattattattattattattattatttgtttcgtTAAAATTCTAGCCATCTTGTGTTTATTACATCCTACGTAAATTGAAAATGAGGAACAAGAAGAATAAAgcaaagaggggaaaaaaacaattaagtgttttaaatgtagccttgttttattctttttctttttgccgattacagttaaaccttaaattgtgagcataatttgttccgggaGCATGCCCATATATAAAAGCGAATTTCCCAATATGAAATAATGAACACTCACATACAGTAATTTgtttcacaaaacaaaaatatttatatgaaaataagTAATACAAAACAccgagtaaaaataaaacaagttaatctgcactttacccttTAAAAGACTCCAGAGAGCAGtttttccattagtgtgtgtgtgtgtgtgtgtgtgtgtgtgtgtgtgtgtgtgtgagacgagaTGAGAGTGGAAAGAATAAGGGAGGGGGCTaccttgtaggacgacttttaaacacaacacaactttcaagagcgcacaaacacacacaacggaaacactgacCTGTCAGGAAAAAGAAACCTCTAACACAGACAAAATGCATGCATACTACTTGTATGTCAAGACCCCAAGttcaaattcatttaaaattttgctcACCTTGCAAAACCTTTTTAgtccaagttactcgcaatccaaggctCCACTGTACTTACAATTTGACTCTCACAATTTCTGGGTTTCTTGctgttttctctttctgcaAACCAATATTGTGCTTTTAACCAAATTTTATTCCCAATCTGAATATCATGATCCTCATTAACATTTTTTCCTGATCCTGCAGCTGAATTGTTTTAGCTTAAAATTTTCAACTTTCAGCTATGTGATAATGTTTCTGGCATAGTATTTCATCCACAGTTTAATGCCATATtagtataattataaaatgaacACACCTTGGTCACAAACCTATTAAATGCAGACACTTTTGTGATCCTTCCATTCTTCGATGTTTGTTCGTTGCCTAACAGAAGCCTGGATGTTTTTTCTAACCGTTTTAACCTTAAGtgtgatattttttaaactaattgtgctataccacaaaaaaaaagttcaaggcTACAGTGCCTTTATTTAGTATTAATACGTCTtgaacttttttacattttgtcttgtaataaccacaaatgtaaatgtattttttgcggccaaataaaatacatttacgtttgtggttgtaatgtaaCAAACGTGACATGgcaaagttcaaggggtataaatacttttgcaaggcactgttgTAGCGATGAACAGGGCGCCCAAAGAGAGAGCAGTCAATTGATCACATTCCAGAGCCCCTCTCCCAGCCTGCATGTCGCCATCCCGATAATCTTACCTGATCCGCGATCATAAAGGAGGGTCTATAAAATGAAGTCGCAGAAAAATTCACAAGGCATAAGACCAGATGCCTCAAAATAAACCCCAAAACCAAGGGTATAAAccggcgatccggtaaacaaagcagacagttttacagcttcaccccgagTTGGGGGGAACCACCAAGTCAGACTTTGTCACTCTCATTGACCACCAGAGCACATGCCTTTTAATGAACAAagaggcatacggcatggacactaaTTTAAACCATCTTAAAAGTGTGTCAGTAGCGCAAAatgcatatacatatatttatatacacttaaaaggtgtaatcagcatttacaaaacccttttattagataaattaaggaatgagtgtgtaagatatgtaatgtttgataTCAATCTAAAACTGGCTTTATTCAAAGAACATTGGTGAACATGGGAAATTGgaagcatgaacagagctcatgcaaaagttctaaaaggtattaaaaactccaaccggatgggccccacgtgacagccgaaacaccggGCTAAGGTATGCACAACAGGGGGAACCACATGAGGCATGGCTAAGCCCCGCAACCACATCCGATTGGACCAATCACCCGTGGAACGGACTGACTccaaagggacaaaaaccctaaggAAGTCTACAACATGCTCTCATTTAAAAAACCACTACTACAATTGCAATCTAAAACCTCTTTCAAGCACTCAGGCTTCTGCTCTttaagaactctcaacgagacttcatGCAAAAACTCCAAAGTGTCGCAACAAAGAAACcatcaggagaagttccagagcgcagccatcggtaaccagacAACCAatgcctcaccgaagggctttcccgaaAGATATCacctctacaacagcgcaccaacaaTCAGCAATGACGTGATTCCCTTCGAACCACCagatgagaacgaaacataacgttcttaagtaaacaaacaaagctgaagTTGGTGCTTGTTTCATAACTGaaccgtaagattaaacccaagactctgctcatgtgactttcgttgatctagtaaaccgtactagaataacttaattaattttcaccttccaaactgtttgtatatgtatgtgtgcgtgtgtgtgtgtgtgtgtgtgtgtgtgtgagtgcatttaagtagcgtagtttcctgtatcgtagattagtcaaataaattctcgtttcttaCGGTTAAAGTAcagttgtcttggtcatgtattttaaagtctaaacatttgcccagatcttaagTTACCATggctcataattgctaaatactagattttgtgttatcatcGTTGGCCACGTGAaaagcagaactggtaagatacactaaattgtgctaaacgctggacgggtagtcaatatagtgtacattataaattctgattcagttaatcaaattaatttgAATTGTTAAAGATACAATACACCTCTGACTCTAAGCTAAACACTACATATTAATGGTAAAGAATGCGTTGggcattgtgtccacattaaaatgtctacatttattggtggacaatgcgaCCGTCATTCGTTGTCATTATTATGCAAACCCTACACTGTACATTGGTTACAT
The DNA window shown above is from Clarias gariepinus isolate MV-2021 ecotype Netherlands chromosome 14, CGAR_prim_01v2, whole genome shotgun sequence and carries:
- the LOC128541664 gene encoding erythroblast NAD(P)(+)--arginine ADP-ribosyltransferase-like; the protein is MKIAVKVFTIVIIISVVCYAEKKSWTSDPVLDLAPDSVDDQFTGCEDEMYKLIIKTILPNELNSNRNFTNVWNNYQNISDYFKRIIKVYTSNEIYSEFNNAVRSGRRSYISNFNYKAFHFLLTRAIQVYQVNTTTTTVFRRTNVTFNKNVLHKEVRLGGFASTSLKSNKIQFGNRSCFKIETCYGANIASMSVFPGEEEVLIPPFEKFKITSINTGKNEMNCTVLYTLQSTGKLSYMNCKLL